One Populus nigra chromosome 16, ddPopNigr1.1, whole genome shotgun sequence genomic window, ctctctctctctcctcccacCAAAAAACAACTGAAAAATAAGGGAAATGAAGTttggtattaaaattaaaattttttaaattgcataGACCAATTACCTAATAGCTAAAAAAGATAgaggactaaaataaaattttaaaataaattccaaatttGCAACCTATTCTACCTGTCTTTTCACTTCAGTTCtctatcttttaattcaacCCTCTTTCCTAGAAAAACATGTAatttggtgttaatttgtgttcaaaaaagttaaatcatgtaaaataaaagtttgatgatcaaattaaaaattaaaaaaacaattcttcaaTTCATAAAGTGGTGTGAGGAGGGGTAACAGTAATAACAAAAGTACCTCTTTTagtctcttttaatttatttttttcttttcatgctaTTGTCggaattttctttttgtagacAATCTAATAGTTCATGTAGGAATAGGGATATGGTCATATTATCTTCCATTAGAGGACAAACATAGATACCAATTCGGCTATAATTCTTGATGTGGAGAAGGGATTTGAGGTGTTTAGAGTGCACCCAAGAGTGCCTTCTACCTAGTTTCTACTTTCTATAGGAGAAAAATGAGCTTGATAGGTAATTATATTCGGTGAGTTAActtatgatataattatttaGGATTTAGTCcaaattagatttaattaaaagcCATGTAAAAGTTAATCTAATTAAACTTGGATAATTTAAAGAATCAACCGTGACTTGATAAAACCCAATTTAtcctaaaattcaaaacaatatagttataatttatttttaaaaaaaatcttgaaataacttatttttaagtAGATTAGGGATAATCAACCCAATTTATAACCTTAGTTATGAGCCAGGCCATGCATCAAAccgaatttaataaatttgaatatatCTACGGGTCTTTTCTGACTGTGGGAGCTAAATTTTCAGCTTGTGCATGTCCTTGGTTGAATCAAAATTGACAATCCTTGGCACCATTTTAGCCTTAATAATTAATGAGTGATTGCATTGAGTACTCGGCTTTGTCCACGAGAAAGGGACTGATGGTGAACTCTGAAGGAATCAGATTCGGACTGGACATCACCGGATCACAGTACCATCTCCTTTTCCATCGAGCACAATAAGAGCTCGGAAGATATTTAATTATCTTAAAATTTGGAAAACATCTGTCACCAATAGAatgaaaaggaatttttttaaagtttggttCCCCAAGTCCAAATCTGTCCTTTGTATTTGCACCGATAttagaataaattttacaaatctaataatttatgcatgaatttttaaaaaaaattatcatttttgcAAGGTTTAGTAAACGTATTTAAGAGAAAAACGAagctaaacattattttttcttaaaaaaatacacacgatctattaaattaatatgaccCACAATTCTATCTCGTAttaaaatcaagattaaattaaatatgaaatgtaTTATTATCcaaaaatcgaaaaaaaattttctcttTTGAATAGCGTATACAATGACATCAGTTGAGTTTAAATTTCCAATGAGAATATTAATTGCAAATTCAACATTGGGAAAACTGTTGAGAAAGAGCAGTCAATATCCTTTGAATATTTAAGAATAATGGAAAAACGCTTAAGTCAAAGTTCTAATAAGTGAATtcaaatcaattattaattGGGCTACAAACCCAACAGGTtaagtaaattttaataaatgaatatcttatttgattttttaaaatcccaAATTTCCTATACTTTCATATATCAGTATGCTGGGTCATGCCAAGatttaacatttattatttaaaatccGTGAACTCATGCCCATGCCTTGTAGTCAGAAAATTAACGCTACTCTCCACCATGCAACCACGTTATTCTATCACCACTTGGGTTAATTATAGCTTGCTCCATCGCAGCTCTGCCTCCCATTGACTGGTGAGAGAAAACTTAACAGGATGTTTATCATCTGTGGGCTGTGGCATTATCCTGAGAATTAAAAATATCCAAGTTGGaagcttatttatttgattcttttatcCAAGCTGGAAGCAATTTGGATTTGCAACTCTCCATGAAAATTGGTTTAAGCACGCCTTGGAAGTCACCACACAGACCATCCCGACACCTTCTATTTAAACCCTTCTGATCGGAAAGAAACCTTAGGGAAACCACCACTCCATGACAGCTGACTATCTCCCCATCCCTCCATCTCTCTCAATGGAACCTCTTTCTAAGGCCAACCACGGCCCTCACTCTCTGCTATTCAAGCATCTCCTCTCAACTCTCTTGGAAGTACTAAGACTTTCCACTCTTGCACTTGTGATTTCACTGGAAGCAATCTTTATCCTTCAAAAATGGAAACCCATTTTCCATTTCCTCTTGCtttctattttccttttcatttttatcatcgAACCCTACTTCCTAAGTTCCACTCCAGTCTACCTTGTAGACTTCTCATGTTTCAAACCACCAAATTTCTGTAAAGcccccctctcttttttccttgaaaatgcatcaaagaTTGAGTCCTTTGATAAAGAAAGTGTAGCTTTCATGGCCAAAATCCTCACTTCTTCTGGTCTAGGTGAAGAAACTTATCTCCCTCCAGCCTTACACTGCATTCCTCCAAAATCCCATCAACAAGAATCCATTAAAGAAGCGGAAATGGTTCTGCTTCCAATCATGGAAGACCTCCTCTCCAAAACTAAAATCTCTCCTCAAGATATTGATATACTTATAGTGAACTGTAGTGGCTTCTGTCCTTCACCTTCCCTGTCATCCATAATCATCAACAAGTTCGCCATGAGAGATGATGTAAGAAATTTTAGCCTTTCTGGTATGGGTTGTGGTGCAGGAGCTATAGCCATTGACATGGCTCAGAACCTCTTGAAGGTTCACAAGAACTCCTATGCCGTTGTTCTTAGCACTGAAATCTTATCTACCGGTTGGTATCCTGGTCATGAGAGATCCAAGCTACTCCTTAACTGTAGCTTTAGAATGGGAAGTGCTGCCATCTTGCTTACAAACAAAAATGAAGCCAGAAAGTCATCAAAATACAAGCTTTTTTCATCAGTAAGAACCCAAAGATCCTTTGAAGACAAGAGCTACATGTCTGCAGTTCGTGAAGAAGATTCTGAAGGAAAAATTGGGGTTACAATCCACAGCGATGTGTTCCAAGTTTTTGGAGAAGTTCTCaggtttaatataaaaattcttgGTGCACAGATCTTGCCTCCTTTGGAAAAGTTTTGGCATGGCGTTTCAACAATTAGAAAGAGATATTTTGAAAAGTCAAGGGAGATTTATGTGCCAAATTTTAAGAGCGTGATACACCATTTTTGCTTGCCAACTTCAGGGAGGCCACTAATTAGAGAGATTGCAAAAGGGTTGAAGCTTGGTGAGAATGAAGATGAGGCTGCTTTGATGACACTCCACAGGTTTGGAAACCAGTCTTCTTCCTCGCTATGGTATGAGCTGGCTTATATGGAAGCTAAGGGGATGGTCAGGAAAGGTGACAAGGTGTGGGTACTTGGGATGGGAACTGGGCCAAAATGTTGTAGTCTGGTCTGGGAATGTTTGCGGCCCATAGTTGATGAGTCCAGTAAAGGCCCATGGGCTGACTCAATCGATCGATATCCCATCACCCCTTAGTCAAAGGGATTATTCCCATGAAGTCCTGATTaattgtgttttgattttatgaaaatGAATTCCATATATTCGTGAATAATAAGATTGTGAAAAGTCCTCCTAAgagaaatttaaatatataattttaaataaataacgtatttaaaaattcaataactagactataagttttttaaaagtacagtTAATTATAGTTTCTACCCATTTTCTTGTTTAGCGTGGAAATGGGACGGGACATGATATATAGTCATGGAATGATTAGAGTGTGTTGATTTTTGAGATAGTTTTTATGGttgagatttaaaaatataagttttttaaaaatatggttagtTATGATTAGTTGGATTGGTTatgtatttgataaaatttatgatcgaaatttatatataataaaaaaatatgtatataatatttggttattGTGTTTAAGAGTgtagttgcggttgcttttcaaagtgtttttttatttggaaacttattaaaataatattttttttatttttaaaaaattatttttgatatcagtgcatcaaaatgatttgaaaaaatcaaaaaaataaaataaaattcaaatttctttcaaaaacgcttttgaaacgtaaaaacaaaaggagttttatgaaatttagttaaaaaaacatgtaaaaactggttcataaaaattacatttcaaacttaattttttagtggaTACCACACTATAAAAcgcaatttaatatattattaaatatcataCTATGTTTATTTATACATCAAACTGCATTTATTTCACATCAAACTGCTCACGTGCGTAGCTTTTGTCGAAATACAGCAGCTCTCTCCATCATGTACACGTTTCAGGTCTGGTTTTCCATTTAGGGTATTTTAATTTGTCGAAAGTTTGATGTTTAGTCAGCAGGAAGGGTTTTAGGCCCAAGTTTTGCAAATTAAAGGCAATTGTATCAAGCAATTTTTCACAGAAAATCACCCCAAATTCACTAACATAATCTCTAATACATTTAATTAGAGGGACTCAACGGACTACCACGATCAGGTAGAGCACATTTCTAATACATTTGACAGATTTTCTAGGAGACCTTGGTTGATGCCATTTGTGCAACAGTATCAGGCTTTCAGGCAATAGAATAAAAGATTTTTGGGTTCGAAGCACAGGTTTTAGAGGTTTCATTTCAGctcttaaaatcaaattttatgggCTATTAATGTCTTCGGCTCTTTGCTGCTCATTGGGCCAATTTCCAAAAATCTGTCGCCTAAATATTCTTCCTCTGTCGTGAAggattacttattttttatataactagTTGGTTGTTGGTGTTTTGTTGCGgatcagataatttttttaaaatataaaaatatatattaaaaagatgaagtattttttaattgtattataaaatttgatttaatgggTCAATCTTAAAATCCTATAATCTAATTATTTAACTAACTTGAGTTTCAAACTAAATTACACGAgaataaagaaattaacaaaccaaaaataaaaacaaaaacatattcgGCCAGTGGGTAAACTCGTCAAACCTATTAACCGAGTAACTCGAGATAACACGTCAAACTTGTGAACCTAGTTATGGactttcaaaactattttttatttaactacatgataaaataaattgataacaaaataaaacaccaCTGAATACTGAGATGTTGTAAAAACTTAGACGACAAatgaatatcaaaatatttaacatcGCAACATGGATAATTTACtttgttgtgtttaatgaatttctctatcaaaataaatttgtagtagaaaaacacataaaatttataatagaaattaacacacataaaatttattgagtaaaaaaaaaatacaagattgcatatataaaaaaaatcaatattaaaaaaaacaaatttaatttatataaaattaagaaaaaatcccaGACAAATTACatctatcttttaaaaaattaaacacacacattatcattaaaacaaaatcattctGAACTacttaaaatataaacttaaaatttatttttcaaaaaatatcaaccaatataataatttttttttaaaaattaaactatacaCTGCTAAACCCGATAAGCTACACCCACATCAAGTGAGTGGAGATATCCTTGCAGCTCGAAAAAATATTGTCGTGCTCATGTCTAATTATCccatttatgtttcaaaatactATCACATGCCATcaattataggaaaaaaaaaaaaaaaaacaggtgtCCAGACACTTTAAAGCCCAGACTAGATAGGGAGTTGGTCAGAAGATTTTAAATGTGGCCCGCTCAGCTTTGGCTGGGTGTAATAACGATGCCAAAAAGTTCCGTGTgacttcgattttttttttttcactaaaaaagaTTTGGCCTCCCACAGCGTGACACGTAATAAGTAATCTAGTAAAAAAACCTGAATACCTGCTGGTTATATTATCACTATCAGGCCATCTTCAGAGTCATGTAAATTTCTTACAAATGATCTACTTAACTTTTTGTATAAATCTTCCCTTGATTCGTTATATACATTTCCAATGTTCATGATTTCACTCTCCTCTCCATGCACGTTAAAATCGTGTTTAAAAatgattgtgattgtttttcacttgaaatgtattaagataatattttttttatttttaaaaattatttttaatatcagtgcatcaaaataatgtaaaaacaccaaaaattattaatttgaaacaaagaaaaaaattaaaaaaattaaatttttttaaaaatacttttaaaacacaaaaacaaacatgacttAAATTTAATGGAAAGAGATCTATTTTAGCGTGGTTGTATTTgattaatatatcaatataaaatagtAAGTAATATAAGCGTGtttgactgaaaaaaaaataaataaattgaaatgaacaattttggcattaatttttatattttcaaaactggAAGTGcacatgtttcttttttctacctttttttttatagataataaaataaaccttACCTTGATTTAGTATTTCTCTTGGCACTAATAGTctttaaaagctaaaatagaaTGTCAAagatggataaaattaaaaggaaatattCACCAATTGTGACAGACAACCAATGTATGGAGTCCTTCACTACTAAACAGTTTTCCATCTACCCCATCAGCATGACAATTTGGTAGTTATacttattttctcaattaacTGGCTATGTTGAGGTTTTGATCGACGTTTGTGGTGCCCTGTCGGAATGCCAGCCAGAGCTGTAGTGGTCTCATCTTTCAAGGCCTTTGCTATCTTTATGAATGAACGAGAGCCCAATTGCAAACAGGGAGCTTTGAATGCGAGCGCCAATGTTTGTTGATATCAGTATATATGGGCGCTGGACAGACTGCCAGAGTGCCAGTAGCAGTAAATATGACAGAGTCCCGCCCATAACTGCTGTGTCATTCATGTGTACACTTCTTGTTTTAATCAGGGTGGTGCAGGAGCCCCATCCATGGCGGTGCCATGATGTCTCTTT contains:
- the LOC133675024 gene encoding 3-ketoacyl-CoA synthase 6-like: MTADYLPIPPSLSMEPLSKANHGPHSLLFKHLLSTLLEVLRLSTLALVISLEAIFILQKWKPIFHFLLLSIFLFIFIIEPYFLSSTPVYLVDFSCFKPPNFCKAPLSFFLENASKIESFDKESVAFMAKILTSSGLGEETYLPPALHCIPPKSHQQESIKEAEMVLLPIMEDLLSKTKISPQDIDILIVNCSGFCPSPSLSSIIINKFAMRDDVRNFSLSGMGCGAGAIAIDMAQNLLKVHKNSYAVVLSTEILSTGWYPGHERSKLLLNCSFRMGSAAILLTNKNEARKSSKYKLFSSVRTQRSFEDKSYMSAVREEDSEGKIGVTIHSDVFQVFGEVLRFNIKILGAQILPPLEKFWHGVSTIRKRYFEKSREIYVPNFKSVIHHFCLPTSGRPLIREIAKGLKLGENEDEAALMTLHRFGNQSSSSLWYELAYMEAKGMVRKGDKVWVLGMGTGPKCCSLVWECLRPIVDESSKGPWADSIDRYPITP